In the genome of Delphinus delphis chromosome 15, mDelDel1.2, whole genome shotgun sequence, one region contains:
- the LOC132438656 gene encoding sodium/potassium ATPase inhibitor SPAI-2 translates to MKSRNFLILVVVLLVLGTLVAQAAVVRGQGTTKGNVLIKGQDPVEGQDPVESQDPVEGQEDPVKGQDLVEGQDPVEGQEDPVRFLHSTKNGYCPSVPFQCGLKHPTNKCSTDAQCWGRKKCCVGYCGNVESVLAAPVKCPGMQILVPLLAIHLPDNMKSRNFLILVVVLLVLGTLVAKGAVVRGQGTTKGNVLIKGQDPVEGQGPVEGQDPVEGQDPVEGQDPVKGQEDPAIFPQPARPGRCPTVLYQCPFKNPTYECMKDAHCAADKKCCVGSCGNVCVYPWWSLFLLHR, encoded by the exons ATGAAGTCCAGAAACTTCTTGATCCTGGTGGTAGTGCTTCTTGTCCTTGGGACGCTGGTGGCACAGGCAGCTGTCGTAAGAG GTCAAGGCACTACGAAAGGCAATGTTCTGATCAAAGGACAAGATCCAGTCGAAGGTCAAGATCCAGTCGAAAGTCAAGATCCAGTCGAAGGTCAAGAAGATCCAGTCAAAGGTCAAGATCTAGTCGAAGGTCAAGATCCAGTCGAAGGTCAAGAAGATCCAGTCAGATTCCTACATTCCACTAAGAATGGCTACTGCCCCAGTGTTCCGTTCCAGTGCGGCTTAAAACATCCCACTAACAAATGTTCGACAGATGCTCAATGCTGGGGGCGCAAGAAGTGCTGTGTGGGCTATTGCGGGAAT GTGGAGTCTGTTCTTGCTGCACCGGTGAAGTGCCCAGGGATGCAGATCCTGGTGCCT CTCTTAGCCATTCACCTTCCTGACAACATGAAGTCCAGAAACTTCTTGATCCTGGTGGTAGTGCTTCTTGTCCTTGGGACGCTGGTGGCAAAGGGAGCTGTCGTAAGAG GTCAAGGCACTACGAAAGGCAATGTTCTGATCAAAGGACAAGATCCAGTCGAAGGTCAAGGTCCAGTCGAAGGTCAAGATCCAGTCGAAGGTCAAGATCCAGTCGAAGGTCAAGATCCAGTCAAAGGTCAAGAAGATCCAGCCATATTCCCACAGCCCGCTAGGCCTGGCCGCTGCCCCACGGTTCTGTACCAGTGCCCCTTCAAAAATCCAACTTACGAATGTATGAAAGATGCTCATTGCGCGGCGGACAAGAAGTGCTGTGTGGGCAGTTGCGGGAATGTCTGTGTGTATCCCTG GTGGAGTCTGTTCTTGCTGCACCGGTGA